AGCCTGCCGGTGCACGCGTTGAACGAAGGCGAGGACTACCTGCTGGGCGTGTTCCTGGTCGGCGCCTATCAGGAAATTCTCGGCGACATGCACAACCTGTTCGGTGACACCGACTCGGTGAACATCTACCAGAACGCCGACGGCAGCGTGTACCACGCCGGTATCGAAACCCATGACACCATCGAAGACATGCTGCGTTACGTGCACTTGTCGCCGGAAGAACTGATGACCCACTACCGCGACAAGTGCGCCAGTGCCCGCATCAGTGCCAGCGAGCGCACGCAGTTCCTCGATGCCTTGCGTCTGGGCCTGACCCGCTCTTCCTATCTGTCTTCCTGAGACCTGATAGCGTTCCGCTCGGGTTGTCCGATTTTTTTTCCGCAAGCTGTGGAAAATTCGGACGACCCGGTGGGACATCTCCTGATTTTTTCACGAAAACCTTTGCTATCAAAGTCAGCAAACTCATCTGGTCTGCTTTTCGCGTAGGTCATTTCCTAAGTTGTACTTCGCCTCTCTACTCGGCCATGCCTCTCGGCGAGAATCCCCGGCCGCCCCTCCTGTAGAGATCCGCCCATGTTCGATCCAGTCAACGAGCCGTCGTTTCGTCTCGATGTAGCGGGCCTGTCCGACCCCTTCGAAGTTCTGGCCTTTACCGGAAGGGAGGCGCTCAGCGAACCCTTTGTCTTCGAGATCGATGTGGTGATCGACGATCCGCACCTTGATCTCGCCGGTCTGCTGCATCGTTCCGCGTTCCTGTGCTTCGGCCCGCCCGGGCAGGGTGTGCACGGGCAATTGCACAGCCTTGTCCAGCATGAACACGGCCATGGTCTGCGCTTGAGCCGAGTGCGTCTCGGGCCGAAGCTTGGCTGCCTCGAATTGCGCGTCAGTCAGCGCATTTTCAGCGGCCGCTCTGTTCCGCAGATCATCGAGCAGGTCCTGCGCGAGCACGGCGTCGTCGGCCTGCAACGACGCTTCGACCTGCACCGCGACTACCCGGCCCGTACCTTCTGCACGCAGTATCACGAATCCGATCTGCAACTGCTCCAGCGCCTGTGCGCAGAGGCGCGCATTCACTATTACTTCGAGCATCACCGTGACCGGCATTGCCTGGTATTCGGCGACGATCCGACGCGGATGCCCCGTGCAGACGTCGCGCACTATCAGGGCGAGCATGAGCACCATTGCGTCGCTCCAGCCGTGCGCCAATGGCAGCTGCACGAAGACTCACAGGCCAGCCAGCGCGGACCGAATGCCGAAGGGCACAGCGATTTGCCAGCGCTGCGCAGCGGTCAGTGGTTGCCGCTGGACGGCCATCCGTTCATCGAGTGCAACCGCCCATGGTTGCTGACCCGCATCGAACACCGTGCCGATCAGTCTCTCGAACCGCCCTATGGCAATCGGTTGTTCGCGGCCGCGCGGGTGCCAGTCTGTGCACCCGCCGCTACGCAACCCAAGCAACGCATGCACAGCCTGCAGCGTGCCTGGGTGGTCTCTGTCGATGAAGCGCAACCTGATTGCTCGCGGCCGGTCGCGGTGCAATTCGACTGGCTCTATCAGGGCGAGGGCGCAGCGCCGAGCCATTGCTGGCTGCCGCTCGCGCCAACCCTGAGCGATTTGCCTTCGGCGGCGCTGGCCGAAGGCGTGGAGGTCGTGGTGAGTTTTCTTGAAGGCGATCCTGATCAACCGGTGGTCAGTGGCGTTCTCCAGCCCTCGGTGTTGCCAGAGGATGCGGTCGGGGACGATGCGCCGTCAGCGCTGCCGGAGCTGCTGGTCAGTGACGGGTTGCAGCAACTGTTGCAGTCGGGTGAGCCGCTGCTGTTGCTGTGCCTGATGCCGGGCGGAGGCAGCTTCAATCATTGCGCCGAGTCCGTGTGCAGTTGCCGGCTGCTCACCGCGCTCGATCAGAGCAGCGCACGATGAGCGGCGCGGCGCTTGAACCCATGGCGCAATGGCTGTTGCTCGATACCCCGGACGCGGCACGCGCCCTGCAGACCTTGCGCCAGGGGTTCGCCGATGTGCAGCGTCACCGGTTGTTCGACGGCACCGAATTTCAACCGGTCAGCGAGCACGGCCCGGTCCTCGTTGACTTGCGCGAAAGTCCGGCATTGACCGCCTTGTGCCTGCGCGACCCGGACACCTGGCGCGGCCTGTTGCTGAGCTGCGAGATACCGGCGCAGCAGTTGATCAGCCACTTGCAGCGCATGCTCACCGTCTCCTTCGGTTTGAATCACCGAGCCTTGCTCAGCTATTACAACCGCCAGACCGCCAGCTACTTCTTCGACGCTTGCGACGCCGAGCAACTGAGTCGCTGGCTCGGGCCGATTCGCCAGTTGCGCTGGTTTGGCGGCACCTGGGCCGACCGCGCCATTGGCAGTCAGGGCTGGCAACAACTGCGTAATCCCGGCTTGCTCGTCGAGCCGCTGGGCGTTGAAGAAAGCCTGACCCGACGCCAGCGCGAACGCCTGCAAAGCTGCCTGCTGGAGCAACACATCTGGCGCTGGTGCCAGTCTCTGAGCACCGATTACCAGACGATCTCTGTGCATGTGCAACAAGGTCTGGCGCTGGGTTTCAGCGATCGCGTTGTGCTCGATGGCTGGCTGTGGCTGCGCCTGCTGCACCCGCGCGCCGTGCTGGTTGCGCCGCCGGCCGGTCTGACCCAGCAGGAACGGCTCGACCATCTACGTCGGCAGTGGGGCGCGGCGGACTGACCGTTTCCGTCAGTGAGCCTTGCCGCTGAACCAGCCATCGTTGCGTTTCAGCCACAGGGCTTGCGCGCCAAGGGTCACGCTGCGCAAGACCATGAACAGCAGGAAAGATATCCACAGGCCGTGATTGCCCAGGTCCTGCAATAGCCAGGCGAACGGCAGCAACAGCAGCACCGTCAGCAGCATGCCGTTGCGCATTTCCCGGGCGCGGGTGGCGCCGATGAACAGGCCGTCGAGCAGGTAACTCCACACCGCAATCAGCGGCAGCACGGCGAGATAAGGCAGGTAGACGAACGCCGTGTCGCGCACACTCTGGATGTCGGTCTGCATCTCGATGAACAAGTGTCCGGCCAGCAGAAACAGCACGGCGAAGCCGAGGCTGGCAATCAGCGACCAGCCGCCGGCCACCACCAGTGACCGACGCAGTGCCAGGCGATCCCCCGCGCCGATGGCATGCCCGCACAAGGCTTCAACAGCGTGGGCCAGTCCATCGAGTGCGTGGGCCGTCAGTAGCAGGCCGTTAAGCAGCAGCGCGTTGGCCGCCACGGTCGCATCGCCCAGCCGGGCACCTTGCACGGTGATCAGGAAAAATACCGATTGCAGGGCGAGGCTGCGGATGAAGATGTCACGGTTGACCGCCAGCAGCGGGCGCCAGCTCTGCCAGACTTTCAGCGCCGACCAGATGATCTGCCCCGGATAGGCGCGCAACGCCGTGCGCGTCAGCCACAGGCCGAGCAGGGCGCCGCTCCATTCGGCGATCACCGAAGCGCGGGCGGAGCCGACCACGCCCCAGTCCAGGCCGATGACAAACCACAGATTGAGGACGATGTTGATCAGGTTGGTGCTCAGCAGAATCGCCAGCGGCGCCCGCGCGTTCTGCGTGCCGAGGAACCAGCCGACCAGCGCGTACGTCGCCAGCGCTGCGGGCAGGCCGAACAGGCGCGTGTGGAAAAACTCCCGGGTCAGTTGCTCCAGTTCCGCTGACGGCTGCATGAAGTGCAGCGCCACACCGCTGAGCGGCACACCGAGACAGCCGAGCACGACCGCCAGCCCCATCGCCAGCAACAGGCCCTGCAACAGAATCTGGCGCAACGCCGCGCCATCGCTGCGCCCGGCAGCTTGCGCGGCAAAACCGGTGGTGCCCATGCGCAGAAAACCCATCGCCCAGGCCAGGAACGTGTACAGACTGGCGCCGACCGCTACCGCGCCGAGTTGATGGGCGTGCGGCAGGTGACCGATGACGGTGCTGTCGACCAGCGCCACCAGCGGCACGGAAATATTGGACAGGATCATCGGCGCGGCAAGCGCCCATACCTTGCGGTGAGTCGGGCGGTCGCGCCAGTCGGTAAGCAGAGAGGACATGCAGGCTCCTTGGGGGAGCGGGGATTGTAGCGATTAACGCAATTTACTGTAGGAGTGAGCCTGCTCGCGATAGCGCCCGTTCAGTCACACAAGCTTCGAATGACATACCGCGATCGCGAGCAGGCTCACTCCTACAGGGGGCGGTGGGTTAATGGATGATCCAGCTCAACAACCACAACCCCAGCAGCAACCAGATGATCCCGGCAATGATCGACGCATTCATGAACGCCCGGATCGCCGACCACAACAGCATCAGGCCAACGATCAGCGCGATGATGCTGATGATCGAGGTGTCCATCCCCAGCGTCTGCGCCAGGCCGTCGACAAAATTGCCGCCAGCGTTGCTGAGCATGCTGAACAGACCGCTGAGGCCATCGACGATGAAGCGGATGACCGAACCGAGTGCCTGGCCGAGCCATTCGAAAAAGCTTTCTACACGCATGTGTGCATCCCTGATGAAAGAGCTGAGCCTTGGGCCACGAGGAGGGCGTCCGAGTTCCCTGCATGATAGAAGGTTTGCCCGGATCATGTGTGGGAGCGAGCCTGCTCGCGAAGGGGGCGTGTCAGGCAAATCCGGTCTGGATGATCCACCGCCTTCGCGAGCAGGCTCGCTCCCACAATTGATCATCTGCGCTGCTTGCCTTCAGCACCCATCCCCCCGAAGCTATGCGTCTTCAGGAGAGCCCGATGAACCTTGTTGAACTGACCGAACGCCTGCACGCCATTCGCGACCGCAATGACTGGCGGCAATTTCACAGCCCGAAAAACCTCGCCATGGCCGCCAGCGTGGAAATGGCCGAGCTGGTGGAAATCTTCCAGTGGCTGACGGAAGACCAGTCGCGCCAGTTGCCGGCGGACAAACTCGCCCATGCCGGGCAGGAAGTCGGCGATATCGTCCTGTATCTGTTGCTGCTGTGCAGCGAGTTGGGTCTGGACATGAATGAAGTGGTGCGCGCCAAGCTCGCCGACAGCGAACGGCGGTTCAGCTGATGAGCGACCGTCATTTCGACCAGTTGGCCACGCGCTTCGCCGAAAAAATCTACGGCGGCGCCAAAGGCGCGATTCGCCTCGCGGTATTACAGGCCGATCTGACCGAGGCCTTGCCGGATCGGCCGCTGCGCGTGCTGGATATCGGCGGGGGCCTGGGGCACATGTCTCTGTGGCTGGCCGAGCGCGGTCATGACGTCACCTTCACCGAGCCCGCCGAGCCGATGCTCGAAGGTGCGCGTCAGCGTTTTGCCGAGGCCGGACAAAGCGCGACGTTCATTCAGGCGCCATGGCAGGAACTGCCCGGTCAGCTCACCGAGCCCTACGATCTGGTGATCTGCCACGCCGTGCTGGAATGGCTCGCCGAGCCCCACGCGATCCTGCCGGTGCTGCATCAGTTGACCGCGCCCGGCGGCTGGCTGTCGCTGGCGTTCTACAACCGTGATGCGCTGATTTATCGCAATCTGCTCAAAGGCCATTTCAAGAAAATGCGCAAGAACGTCATGGCTGGCGAAAAGCAGAGCCTGACTCCGCAACAGCCTCTCGATCCACGGGAATTGGCGACGCAACTCGCCGGAATGTGGCAGGTCGAAAGTCAGAGCGGCGTACGGGTATTTCACGATTACATGCCGGTGGAATTCCAGGCCCGCGCCGAACTGGCGGACTTGCTGGAAATGGAACTCGCGCACCGTCGTCACCCAGGCTTCGCCGGGCTTGGGCGTTACTTGCACTGGATCTGCCGGCCGATCTGAGCGGAGCGCGACATGAAAGCTCAATGCGGGTTATTGCTGATGTGTCTGGGGTTGGCCGCCTGTCAGGGCAGCAACCCCTACGTGGCGCAGTCGCGGCCCTTGCCGCCGGCACCGCCGCAAGCTGCCACCACCTTCGACCGCAGCGCCTACCCGGCGCCGCCGCGTGATTACGGGCGCTACCGCAACTGGGCCTGGCGCAACGGGCAGTTGCCGCCGGGCACGGCGTGGGCCGATTCGGCGCAAGTGGCCGAGGCGGTCAGCAACGCCCTCGACCAGCGCGGCTTGCGGCCGATGCGCGACAACCGCCCGGCCGACCTGCTGGTCAGCGCCGATCTGCATCTGGAAACCCGCTTGCGCCAGGTCCGCGACGATTACGGCTACTACGGCGGATACGGCGGCTATGATCGTTATGGTCGCGGTTACGGCATGTACAACTCCGTTCCGATCGTGCGCACTTATCAGGAGCAGGTCGTGGTGGTGCGGGTCGATCTGTTCGATGCCGGCAACGGTCAGCCGGTGTGGAGCGCCAGCGCCGAAACCGGCACCCAGGGCAATCAGAGCGAACGCGCCGATGCGATTCGCGAGGCTGTGGAAAAAGCCATGGCGGCGTATCCTCCCAGCTGACTTGGTGTCAGCAGGTTCATGTCTTCACCCGGAGAAAAACCATGTTCCGCCGTCTCGCTCTACTCGCTTTTGCCGCGCTGCTCAGTGCCTGCGCTGCCAACCAGGTCAATCACGACTTCGACGCCAGCCGCGACTTTGCCGCTTATCGCAGCTGGAGCTGGAAAGATCCGGCCCTGCAATACCGCCCCGATGATCCGCGCATCAAGAGTGACCTGACCGAACAGCGCATCCGCCAGGCGGTGTCCGATCAACTCGATCAGCGCGGTTTGCGCCCGGCGGCTGGCGGCGGCAAGGGTGATCTGAATGTGCAGACCTACCTGATCGTCGAGGATCGGCAGCAGCAGGTGACGACCAATTACGGCGGCGGTTGGGGCGGACCGTGGAACGGCTACTGGGGCGCGCCGATGTACAACGAAACGCGCAACATCACCTACAAGGTCGCGACCATTCAGATCGACCTGCTCGACGGCAAGGACGGCAAACTGGTCTGGCGCGGCAGCGATGAACAGATGCTCAGCAGCCGCCCGAATCCGGCGGATCGCAGCAATGCCATTCGCGAGACCGTGGCGCGGATTCTGGCGAACTATCCACCGCGTTGAATGAACGGCCCTTTTCCCGCCCAGACGCAAATTCCCTGTAGGAGCTGCCGAAGGCCGCGATCCTTTGATCTTGCCTCTGAAAATCAAAAGATCGCAGCCTTCGGCAGCTCCTACGGTGATTTGCCATGCAGGAGCGCATTGCCAGCAGCCGCGTCTACACTCACTGTCACCAACGCAGGTAGCTCGGCACTGCGCCGGCACAGGAGTGCGCCATGTCGCGAGGATCGCAATGCAACGGCCCGGCCCGGCAACGCGGGGCGATCGGCTTGATGGCGGCTGCCACTCTGAGTCTGGCGCTGGTGATGATGTTGCTGGTGGTCGACAGCGGTCGCCTGTACATGGAACAGCGCAAATTGCAGCGGGTGGTTGATACCGCCGCCCTCGAAGCGGTCAGTCGCGGCGGCAATTGCCTGCCCGGGCTGACCGCCGCCAGTTATGCCGGGCAAAGTGCGCTGCGCAATGGTTACGTGGTGGACGCCGCCAATACACTCGCGACCACCTGCGGCACGCTGGCCACCGCTGCCAGCGGTTTGCGCAGTTTCACCGTCGATGCCACACAAGCGGCTGCGGTGAAAGTCACCGCCAGCCGCACGGTCACCACCAGTTTTGCCGGCGGTGTGCAGGCGCTGTTCAGCGCCACGCCGGTCAGCCTCAACACCACACTCAATGCTTCGGCAGTTGCCGCCAAACCGCAGCCGACCGTCGCCCAACTGAATATTCGCAGCACCCTCGCCAGCATCGACACGGCGCAGTCGAACATCCTCAATCCGCTGTTTTCCGGGCTGCTCGGCGGCAACGTCAACCTCACGGCGTTGGGCTGGGACGGTTTGCTGCATACCGACATCAACCTGCTCAGATACCTCGATCAACTGGCGATCAACCTCAACGTCGGCGCCGGCAACTACACGCAGTTGCTCAACACCCAGGCAACAGTGACGCAACTGATTCAGGCAGCGGCGACGGTGGTGCAACTCAACGGCGCGACCGCGCAAGTGATCACCGCGCTGGGGCAGTTGCAGGTCGCCGCGATCAACGCGGCGCCGGTCAGACTGGGCGAGATCCTGCAATTGCAAACCGGCACAACGGCGGCGGGACTGGATGCCAATCTGCAATTGCTGCAACTGGTGCAAGGCGTGGTGCAACTGGCCAACAGCAAGAGCGCGGTGGCGGCGACCCTGCCGGTCAATGTGCTGGGGCTGGCCGGTGTCACGGTGCGGGTGAAGGTGATCGAGCCGCCGCAGTTCTCGGCGATTGGCGACCCGGCGCGGGCCAAGGCCGATCCATTGGGATCCGATCGGATTTATGTACGCACTGCGCAGGTGCGCACGCTGTTGTCGGTGAATTTGCCGGTGCTGAACGGGGTGACCGGGTTGACCAATGCAGTCCTCGGCCTGGTCGGTACGTTGACGCCGACACTCAATGCATTGCTGAGCCTGAACCTGGTGGACACGCTCAACTCAGTGCTCTGCCTGTTGGGTGCCGGTTGCGAACAGCTCGATCCGAAACTGCTGCCGTCGCCGCAAATCGATATCGCCCTGGATGCCGGCGGGGCGAAAAGCTATGTCACCGATTACCGCTGCCCGACCGGCGATACCGACAGCAAAAGCCTGACTGCCGCCACCACGACTTCTCTGGCTGATCTCAAACTCGGCAGGATCGATCCCGTCGCGGCGTTCTCTTCAGTCGCCGAACCAACGGTGGCGCCGTTGCCGCTGGTCGATCTCGGCATCATCACCTGCCACAGGATCCTCGGCATCGGCATCGGCAGTTGCGATGCCGCCTCCCGCGTCCAGTACGGCGCTGGCGGCATCGCCCTAAAACTCGACACCAGCGTCGCGCAAACCACGCAGAACCTGCTGTTCTCCAGTACCACGCCCTTCGCCACCCCGGCCAATCTAAAACTGCCGCCGAGTCTGCTGCCCGCCGCGCCGACCAGCAACATCGTCGGCAGTCTGGCGAACACCCTGTCCGGCATCAACCTGATCGTTTACAAACCCGTCGGCAGCAATCCGCTGGGCGCCATCGTCACGGGCGTCGCCTCTTTGATCAGCGATGTCACCAACCGGCTGTTGCCGGTGGTCACCGGGTTGATCAGCCCCTTGCTCGACCCGCTGCTGAACAATCTGCTCCAAGGCCTGGGCATCAATCTGATGAACACCGAGGTGGGCGCCAACATGACCTGCGGGCAGACCGGCAAGGCTTATCTGGTGATCTGATCGTCGCTGGCGATCGGCAGTTCGATGCAGAACCGCGCGCCTTCTGCCGAGTTGCGCACGCTCAACTGGCCGCCCATGTTGGCGATGATGCCGTAGCTCACCGACAAGCCCAGGCCGGTGCCAACGCCGATCGGTTTGGTGGTGAAAAACGGCTCGAAGATCCGCTCGAGCAAACGCGGATCGATGCCGCCGCCGTTGTCCTCGACCCACAAGCGCACGCTTTCTTCGTCACGCTCGGCGTAGATCGAAATCCATGGCTTGAACGCTGAGTCGCTGTCGCGTTTGCCGAGCAGCGCGTCGCGGGCGTTGACCATCAGGTTGATCAGCACCTGTTCCAGCTGATCGACGTAGCCGCGCACTTGCGCCTCGAAACCGGTCTCGCTGATGCGCAGGTCGACACCTTTACCGCGCATGCCCTCGGCCAGCAGCGACAAAGTGCCTTCGATAGCCTGGGCCGGGTTGAACAGTTGTTGTTCGATTTCCGAGCGCCGACCGAAGACGCGCATGTGGTCGACCACTTTCGCTGCGCGTTGCACCTGGGCATCGATGCGCTTGAGTTTGTCGGTCAGATAATCGACCTGCACATCACCGTTGCCCAGGCGCTTGAGCACGTTGACGATGGCCATGCGCATCACATTCAAAGGCTGATTGATCTCGTGGGCGAGGCCGGTGGCCATTTCGCCGAGGGTGGCCATTTTCGCGCTTTGCGTAAGTTGCTGTTGCGAGCGGCGCACTTCGGTGTTGTCGCGGCCCACGGCTTGCACCTCGATCAACTGGCCGCGCTCATCGAACACGCCGCGATCCGACCACACCCACCAGGCGTGTTCGCGTCCGGGCAGTTGCAGGTTGATTTCCGCAGTGCTCACCGGTTGTTCCGGGGTCAGTTGGCTCAGGCGCTGCACAAAAGCGCCGCGCTGTTCCTCGGACATCCAGCCGCCCAGATCTACCCCGGGCAGTTGTTCCGGGCAGCATTCCAGATAAGTCGCCAAGGGTCGGTTGCCAAAGATCAGCGTCAGGTCCGGGCGATAGCGGCAGATCATCGCTGGCGAGTCCTCGACCAGAATCCGGTAGCGCTCTTCGCTCTGGCGGACCTGCTCGGCGGCGAGGGTGGCGTCGGTAACATCCAGCCATAGGCCCACTGCCTCCACCGGCAGACCGAGATCGTTGCGCAGCAATTTTGCTTCATCGAGCAGCCAGTGATAGTCGCCACGGCTGTCACGCAAGCGATAACGCGTACGCACCGAACCCTCGCGCAGCAACTCGCGGTTGCGCTGGAAATACAGTTCGCGGTCGTCGGGATGCACGCGCTCGACCAGCGCTGCCGCGTCGCAGTCTTCCAGCGTCCAGCCGAGCAGGGGTTGCAGGCTGGCGCTGAAAAACGCCGGGATCAGCGCGCCTTCCTGATAACGCTGCACGTAGATCACCGCCGGCGAACTGGCGATCAGATTGTCCAGCCGCGCATGAGCAGCGGCGGCCCGTTGTTGTTGATTCTGGATATCGCTGATGTCGAGCATGAACCCGACCAGACGCCGATGCTCACCCGTGCCGCTGACCTGGCCCTGAATCCGGTACCACGTCGCGGTTGCGCCGACATCCGCACGGTGCAGGCGTACGCTCAGGGTCAGCGCTTCTCCTTGCAGTTGCAGGGCCCGCAAACGGCTGCGCAACTCGTCGCGGTCGGCGGGATGGAACAGCATCAGCCAGTCCTCCACCGCCAGCGTGCGGTCGCTGAGGTCCAGTGCCGAGGCCAGTGACGGCGCCAGTGCAATCTGCCCGTCGGCACTGATTTCCCACCAGCC
This genomic interval from Pseudomonas koreensis contains the following:
- a CDS encoding type VI secretion system Vgr family protein, with translation MFDPVNEPSFRLDVAGLSDPFEVLAFTGREALSEPFVFEIDVVIDDPHLDLAGLLHRSAFLCFGPPGQGVHGQLHSLVQHEHGHGLRLSRVRLGPKLGCLELRVSQRIFSGRSVPQIIEQVLREHGVVGLQRRFDLHRDYPARTFCTQYHESDLQLLQRLCAEARIHYYFEHHRDRHCLVFGDDPTRMPRADVAHYQGEHEHHCVAPAVRQWQLHEDSQASQRGPNAEGHSDLPALRSGQWLPLDGHPFIECNRPWLLTRIEHRADQSLEPPYGNRLFAAARVPVCAPAATQPKQRMHSLQRAWVVSVDEAQPDCSRPVAVQFDWLYQGEGAAPSHCWLPLAPTLSDLPSAALAEGVEVVVSFLEGDPDQPVVSGVLQPSVLPEDAVGDDAPSALPELLVSDGLQQLLQSGEPLLLLCLMPGGGSFNHCAESVCSCRLLTALDQSSAR
- a CDS encoding DUF4123 domain-containing protein, with protein sequence MSGAALEPMAQWLLLDTPDAARALQTLRQGFADVQRHRLFDGTEFQPVSEHGPVLVDLRESPALTALCLRDPDTWRGLLLSCEIPAQQLISHLQRMLTVSFGLNHRALLSYYNRQTASYFFDACDAEQLSRWLGPIRQLRWFGGTWADRAIGSQGWQQLRNPGLLVEPLGVEESLTRRQRERLQSCLLEQHIWRWCQSLSTDYQTISVHVQQGLALGFSDRVVLDGWLWLRLLHPRAVLVAPPAGLTQQERLDHLRRQWGAAD
- a CDS encoding MATE family efflux transporter, with the protein product MSSLLTDWRDRPTHRKVWALAAPMILSNISVPLVALVDSTVIGHLPHAHQLGAVAVGASLYTFLAWAMGFLRMGTTGFAAQAAGRSDGAALRQILLQGLLLAMGLAVVLGCLGVPLSGVALHFMQPSAELEQLTREFFHTRLFGLPAALATYALVGWFLGTQNARAPLAILLSTNLINIVLNLWFVIGLDWGVVGSARASVIAEWSGALLGLWLTRTALRAYPGQIIWSALKVWQSWRPLLAVNRDIFIRSLALQSVFFLITVQGARLGDATVAANALLLNGLLLTAHALDGLAHAVEALCGHAIGAGDRLALRRSLVVAGGWSLIASLGFAVLFLLAGHLFIEMQTDIQSVRDTAFVYLPYLAVLPLIAVWSYLLDGLFIGATRAREMRNGMLLTVLLLLPFAWLLQDLGNHGLWISFLLFMVLRSVTLGAQALWLKRNDGWFSGKAH
- a CDS encoding MazG-like family protein, whose product is MNLVELTERLHAIRDRNDWRQFHSPKNLAMAASVEMAELVEIFQWLTEDQSRQLPADKLAHAGQEVGDIVLYLLLLCSELGLDMNEVVRAKLADSERRFS
- a CDS encoding methyltransferase, whose amino-acid sequence is MSDRHFDQLATRFAEKIYGGAKGAIRLAVLQADLTEALPDRPLRVLDIGGGLGHMSLWLAERGHDVTFTEPAEPMLEGARQRFAEAGQSATFIQAPWQELPGQLTEPYDLVICHAVLEWLAEPHAILPVLHQLTAPGGWLSLAFYNRDALIYRNLLKGHFKKMRKNVMAGEKQSLTPQQPLDPRELATQLAGMWQVESQSGVRVFHDYMPVEFQARAELADLLEMELAHRRHPGFAGLGRYLHWICRPI
- a CDS encoding DUF4136 domain-containing protein, which produces MKAQCGLLLMCLGLAACQGSNPYVAQSRPLPPAPPQAATTFDRSAYPAPPRDYGRYRNWAWRNGQLPPGTAWADSAQVAEAVSNALDQRGLRPMRDNRPADLLVSADLHLETRLRQVRDDYGYYGGYGGYDRYGRGYGMYNSVPIVRTYQEQVVVVRVDLFDAGNGQPVWSASAETGTQGNQSERADAIREAVEKAMAAYPPS
- a CDS encoding DUF4136 domain-containing protein; the protein is MFRRLALLAFAALLSACAANQVNHDFDASRDFAAYRSWSWKDPALQYRPDDPRIKSDLTEQRIRQAVSDQLDQRGLRPAAGGGKGDLNVQTYLIVEDRQQQVTTNYGGGWGGPWNGYWGAPMYNETRNITYKVATIQIDLLDGKDGKLVWRGSDEQMLSSRPNPADRSNAIRETVARILANYPPR
- a CDS encoding pilus assembly protein TadG-related protein, with product MSRGSQCNGPARQRGAIGLMAAATLSLALVMMLLVVDSGRLYMEQRKLQRVVDTAALEAVSRGGNCLPGLTAASYAGQSALRNGYVVDAANTLATTCGTLATAASGLRSFTVDATQAAAVKVTASRTVTTSFAGGVQALFSATPVSLNTTLNASAVAAKPQPTVAQLNIRSTLASIDTAQSNILNPLFSGLLGGNVNLTALGWDGLLHTDINLLRYLDQLAINLNVGAGNYTQLLNTQATVTQLIQAAATVVQLNGATAQVITALGQLQVAAINAAPVRLGEILQLQTGTTAAGLDANLQLLQLVQGVVQLANSKSAVAATLPVNVLGLAGVTVRVKVIEPPQFSAIGDPARAKADPLGSDRIYVRTAQVRTLLSVNLPVLNGVTGLTNAVLGLVGTLTPTLNALLSLNLVDTLNSVLCLLGAGCEQLDPKLLPSPQIDIALDAGGAKSYVTDYRCPTGDTDSKSLTAATTTSLADLKLGRIDPVAAFSSVAEPTVAPLPLVDLGIITCHRILGIGIGSCDAASRVQYGAGGIALKLDTSVAQTTQNLLFSSTTPFATPANLKLPPSLLPAAPTSNIVGSLANTLSGINLIVYKPVGSNPLGAIVTGVASLISDVTNRLLPVVTGLISPLLDPLLNNLLQGLGINLMNTEVGANMTCGQTGKAYLVI
- a CDS encoding PAS domain-containing sensor histidine kinase, with amino-acid sequence MTAGDKLFGRLLKRAPSAVLELPDRLGAPPTGLHLYLNGDGEVLQIAGPLRHLLAQHKLNDQPLPLSAYLLPHSLLTIEGQPRDWHGQLLDLDFPGLNDQPLHLRGWVQPLGDGWLLQLLDIADLLLERQQSRDRDACQTLAAQVSDHLRTCSLTRLPTVLGEQLQAIAQRWHIPCLAVALLDEQAQGWQIHQQFRGHDAPQLWEDGQPLGTPLDSLNGSAPQRLAGQQGRYEHSRLQATFGNANGFAVPYSNDQGVVAWLLCGFYTVDNVAPWLTDRDWLTLAGALAGPLLSRLREQRHVQSMERLDSLQHLLGTGWWEISADGQIALAPSLASALDLSDRTLAVEDWLMLFHPADRDELRSRLRALQLQGEALTLSVRLHRADVGATATWYRIQGQVSGTGEHRRLVGFMLDISDIQNQQQRAAAAHARLDNLIASSPAVIYVQRYQEGALIPAFFSASLQPLLGWTLEDCDAAALVERVHPDDRELYFQRNRELLREGSVRTRYRLRDSRGDYHWLLDEAKLLRNDLGLPVEAVGLWLDVTDATLAAEQVRQSEERYRILVEDSPAMICRYRPDLTLIFGNRPLATYLECCPEQLPGVDLGGWMSEEQRGAFVQRLSQLTPEQPVSTAEINLQLPGREHAWWVWSDRGVFDERGQLIEVQAVGRDNTEVRRSQQQLTQSAKMATLGEMATGLAHEINQPLNVMRMAIVNVLKRLGNGDVQVDYLTDKLKRIDAQVQRAAKVVDHMRVFGRRSEIEQQLFNPAQAIEGTLSLLAEGMRGKGVDLRISETGFEAQVRGYVDQLEQVLINLMVNARDALLGKRDSDSAFKPWISIYAERDEESVRLWVEDNGGGIDPRLLERIFEPFFTTKPIGVGTGLGLSVSYGIIANMGGQLSVRNSAEGARFCIELPIASDDQITR